A region of the Cydia strobilella chromosome 18, ilCydStro3.1, whole genome shotgun sequence genome:
tggataaaagtatcctatgtcgtTCACTggcactcaaactatctgtataccaaatttcaactaaattggttcagcggtttaagcgtgaagaggtaacagacagacaggcagacagacagacagagccagacagacacactttcgcatttataatattaggtatggattatgtattatttgcttcacaatataaaatgaatgacagtataggtacctataatgtattaataagtcaatattaaattaagattgttATGATTGGCTTAAACAATCAAAAATTATGTAAACTGACTTTGGTGTTACAGATAATGCATGTAAAATggagacaaataaaaataaaatgattttataTTAAGGACTAAAGGACAAAAACACTGTCACAAAGCTgctataggtattttaaaaatttaattatttagtaggtacattaaaatttaattcaacaCACAAAACCAAGTCAGCAAAGACTGTGAGTTGATACCTCCTTGCATTGCAGGTAATGATTCTAGTtatgaaaaaaccggctaagtgcgagtcggactcgcggggttccgtaccattacacaaaaaacagcaaaaaaatcaaatttgcTGTATGggaattacttaaatatttattttattgtatttagtatttgttgttatagcggcaacagaaatacatcatccgtgaaaatttcaactgtctagctatcacggttcatgagacacagcctagtgacagacagacagacagcggagtcttaatagggtcccgtttttaccctttgggtacggaaccctaaaaactgtatgCATTTATCATTTTACCTAACCTCTAGGtttgtatagaaaaaaaataattgttgttGTGGGTTGTGTAGTAACCAACCATAACAAATCAGCAAAATAACTCACTTTTAAAACTACCTAGcaaaaatacttacaaaatCACCCAGCTTGAATGTGGCCTTAAATGCCATGCTAGCCTCAGCAGACAGGTCTTTCATGGCATCCTCGATCTGCGACTTGTTCAGCGGGCCATCGCTCACTACGCCCTTGCCGTTGCACTTTATGTCCAAACTAGTGCCCGGGGACGTACCCAGAATAATAAACGAGTCTTCCTCAATTGTCTCAGGATTCAAGGACATTTTCACACATTTAACTGCAATTTATAAACGTgcatattatatgtatgtagcaCATATACGATAAATTCAATGCCGTAGATAATGATCGATGAATAATCGCTCAGTTCGGATAAACAAATTTGAATGAATTCAGAATTGCGACACATTTACATACAAACCGGCGTATCAAATTCAACAGTAACGAGGCGTTATTGAACACCTAAGACACCAATGAAGAGTTATGAGGTTATTATTAAAATTCTAGTGCAAGAATATTTTTATGAgcctaaaaataaattgtgaaaCGCTTACCCActtgacattttttatttagttattgatGAATGTCTAGACTTACCGGTGGTTTTCGGTAAATAAATGCGGACTGAGAATAATAGTCGACACTTTCTTCCAATCTGGTTTGAAATGCACTAGAAATActagaatatttttattaatgccgcaaaattcacaaaaagtaATCAACATTTATTAGTACGGAGCGGAAATTCCGAGAATGACGTGCCGCGGGGAAACCACAGAGtggtaaaaaaaatgcaaacaaACAAGTTGCCCGTTCATTAGATAAAAATCTGAATAATCGATTCAAAGAAATCGATTACTGACGCCTGCATTTTTTTATGGTGACAACACTGATTTTGACAGCTAGCTGCACTGTCAGTGTCAACGTCAAATCAAATCCTATACCTCGCTTTGTCCAATCAGATCAGATCAGTCAGTTTTCTCGCAACCAGCTGGTTCGTATCAAGTACAAACAATTAcacttttgtatatttttaaaagaaatgtcCAACGAGAACACTTTGGATTTACACTACGTACACCAAAGCTTCCAACGAAGCCTAAAAGAAGACGACGACGTTGTTGTAGAAGCTTATATTGATGGATACAATGAACTAGTCAAGTAAGCAAATTTCTTTATTATGAAACGTTGTAGTTggtttacttataaaatattaatgagAATAATTGTTTAGGTTCTTAAATCTCATCGGTTCGGTGTTCTCATTCGTGAGCAGCGacgtaaaaagtaaaattaaggtGATAGAGAAACATAAGGATGGTGAAGATGCAGTGTACTATGATTCTTTTAAGAAAATGATGAAGTACGAGAAGGAAACAAACTTACACGAGAAAAGCGGGTTCGTCTCTGGGTCTAGGACGATGCTGAGGCTCCACAGAGGTCTAGGTCAGTACTTTTTctattttgtatgtttctatttaattattttgactgACTTTTACTGTTTACtctttttatttatagaaagtGTTTTTATACACAATGActttttactgttttattttctttcgattatttattttagtattttattttttagattatttattttagtattttattgtttagattaggcctttgcccagcagtgggacaccaaaataggctaatataaaaaaaaattagattattattctttattaaatttgattcgtaattattattattgatattgtgTTGCGAAGATCTTTTTGTGAATGCCTTTTATTgtgacatgtaaaatataatgtaagtaCATTTTCAATGTGACATAAatgaatctaatctaatctattacATTGTCATTGTTTCATGAGATACTAGGTttcagaaataatttatttgcaagatAACAGGTGAATTGGAGTAATAATCTTAGATAACTGACATCATTTTGGCCATGAAATAACATTAACTACATTTTCCTTGTTTGATAAGAATGAGGTTTTATGACTGTGGAATTAGGGCTATTTTTGAATAACTGTgacatattaatatttatgttgTGATTGTTtacgaaaatatttatttttgtcacaaatagcataaaataattacatatagGTGGGAAAAACATAGTGTTACCACAAAGACGatcagtctggcctagtgggtagtgactacagggttcgaaaggataattatcaatgatagttaccttgataattatcgtgatttttatgcctgataagtgataattatcgatttgataataacctaaaatttacaAAGATTCTAAgacaacattttaaaatttactaaagaattcaaagaaagaaccatccatacctgggataattatccgatatttatcggattattatcgcgataattttcaaagactataattatctCGATAATATCGAACCCTGAGtgactagtgaccctgcctatgaagccgatggtcctgggtagAGACGCCATTTAGCATTAAGTCgaccatttgtacattgttgtatatattttatgcaaagatgaaataaataaaaaaacactatcATAATAAAGGAATATATTGTAGTTGTATAGTCAATAAACTAACCCAGCAGTTAGGTGTAGGTGTGTGTGTGAGTTTGGTCATTAACATGTTCATGGTTATTGAACACACACAATAGAAATGACAATGTACCACCATGTACTCTATGAATGTGATAAGTGGACGccataatcaaagatagatataactccgtaatagatggatgcagtctaaggaagaaacgtgcctcgaaaatcacgaaaatttgattctcgatcagatggcgccactacctttggcctactctcggatagatggcgttgacggtttcgtttgttatttaacaattttaacgcatatcagttaaagaacatgggtcaaaatcataaaaattattaatgcaaataaaaaaaatcatttagtcatattttaatacattttatcgtatttttataaatcttcatttttagttttaaagtgtgtcgatagatggcaatgaatttactactgtggttacaaaatttactatgacagtaccgcttctaccgctctatcctattatatcctctttgccataATGGAGCTTGTGGAATGCATTAGGGTTATTCAACAGCAGAGTGAATCACCATTTTGATTGCATTCCTTTTATTCTTTTGTAGTTCCAGAGGAGGCAGTAGTAGTACATGCGGGTGAAtatgaaaaaccggacaagtgcgagtctgactcgccgaccgagggttccatactttttagtattttttgttatagcggcaacagaaatacatcatctgtgaaaatttcgactagctatcacggtttatgagatacagcctggtgacagacaggcaggcggacagagaagtcttagtaatagggtcccgtttttaccctttgggtacggaaccctaaaaacaataaaaagagaaaaaaaaattcgtaCATTATATgggactgtctgtctgtctgtcaccaggctgtatcttatgaaccgtgatagcaggacagttgaaattttaccctcggtgggcgagtccgactcgcacttgtccggttttatttattattaaatgtagTTTGTCTCTAAGTTTTGATCAATTACAAAGTCATTAATTTTGAGTCAACTAATTGTGTCAATAGctacgaagatttatatttactCATATGATATTAATTTGGGTCAAGTCAATTGAAAACAAATGACTCAATATTCCGTCAACACATACCTATCAAGCTAATTTATCTTTTGTGggatgctttgaaactttgccAGGGGTTTTTCTAAATTGTTAACGTGAAAAACCACGTCAGACTGTTTGTATTTTTAGTGAATAAAATTAGATGAAACTATACTAAGTCATCTTAGTcatcaaaacataaataatattcaaattacaataaagaCTAAGAGCCGTAACGCACTGTCGACTAGTCGCCttcgtgcaatagagatagcaacaggcgagTCAGTGTACTAAAACCCTTAAAAATGTTTTCCTCCTTTCTCCTCCATCCTTATGTTTATAGCATTCTTTTGACTGTCCTTTGTTTCAGACTTTATAAGACTGTTCCTCAAAAAGCTAGGCGAGTCGGACGACACAGTCAACACATGTACAGAATGCCAGAACGCGTATAACTCAACGCTCGCTGAGTTTCATCCGTGGTATATCCGGAAAGCGGCCACACTAGCGATGCACGCGTTACCCAACCGGCCGGACTTACTTAAGAAGGTAACCTTACATATTAAACAAATGTACAGAATGCCATAACGCGTACAACTCAACGCTCGCTGAGCTCCATCCGTATTACATCCGAAAAG
Encoded here:
- the LOC134749483 gene encoding ceramide-1-phosphate transfer protein; this translates as MSNENTLDLHYVHQSFQRSLKEDDDVVVEAYIDGYNELVKFLNLIGSVFSFVSSDVKSKIKVIEKHKDGEDAVYYDSFKKMMKYEKETNLHEKSGFVSGSRTMLRLHRGLDFIRLFLKKLGESDDTVNTCTECQNAYNSTLAEFHPWYIRKAATLAMHALPNRPDLLKKIFGSEDSLTAALVILPQTLSSCDEVYNRVEQLYTDFDFHGLP